From a region of the Fischerella sp. JS2 genome:
- the metK gene encoding methionine adenosyltransferase, whose amino-acid sequence MSKRYLFTSESVTEGHPDKICDQISDAILDTLLTQDPTSRVAAEVVVNTGLVLITGEITSKASVNYVNIARKKIAEIGYTDAVNGFCSNSCSVLVALDEQSPDIAQGVNTAHEARQDSEEQFDKVGAGDQGIMFGFACNETPELMPLPISLAHRIARRLAAVRKTGQLAYLRPDGKTQVTVAYEDGRPVGIDTILISTQHTPTIGDITDEAEVQAKIKKDLWSAVVEPVFGDLEIKPDGNTRFLVNPTGKFVIGGPQGDSGLTGRKIIVDTYGGYSRHGGGAFSGKDPTKVDRSAAYACRYAAKNIVAAGLAEKCEVQLSYAIGVARPVSIMVDTFGTGKVDDQTLLQLITDHFELRPAGIIHSFNLRNLPSERGGRFYQDVAAYGHFGRTDLDLPWERTDKAELLKQALNKQASTAAIA is encoded by the coding sequence TTGTCTAAACGCTATCTATTTACCTCCGAGTCAGTAACCGAAGGTCATCCAGATAAAATCTGCGATCAAATTTCGGATGCAATTCTAGATACATTGCTTACACAAGACCCAACTAGTCGTGTTGCTGCTGAAGTTGTTGTTAATACTGGCTTGGTATTAATTACTGGTGAAATCACAAGTAAAGCCAGTGTCAATTATGTTAATATCGCCCGCAAAAAAATAGCGGAAATTGGCTATACCGATGCAGTCAATGGCTTCTGCTCAAACAGTTGTTCTGTGCTAGTAGCTTTAGATGAGCAATCACCCGACATCGCCCAGGGTGTAAATACAGCCCATGAAGCACGTCAGGATAGTGAGGAACAATTCGATAAAGTTGGTGCTGGCGACCAAGGTATTATGTTCGGTTTCGCTTGTAACGAAACACCGGAACTGATGCCTTTACCTATCAGCCTTGCTCACCGTATAGCCCGTCGGCTAGCAGCAGTCCGCAAGACAGGTCAATTAGCCTACCTGCGCCCTGATGGCAAAACTCAAGTCACTGTTGCTTACGAAGATGGACGCCCTGTTGGCATTGATACCATCCTAATTTCCACACAGCATACACCTACCATTGGTGATATTACTGATGAGGCAGAAGTGCAAGCCAAAATCAAAAAAGACCTGTGGTCAGCAGTGGTTGAACCTGTATTTGGCGACTTGGAAATTAAGCCTGATGGAAATACTCGCTTTTTAGTCAACCCCACTGGTAAATTTGTGATCGGCGGACCGCAAGGAGACTCCGGTCTAACTGGACGTAAAATTATTGTCGATACCTACGGTGGCTACTCCCGACATGGTGGTGGCGCTTTTTCTGGTAAAGACCCCACTAAGGTAGATCGCAGTGCCGCCTATGCTTGTCGCTATGCTGCAAAAAATATTGTTGCCGCAGGTTTGGCAGAAAAATGTGAAGTCCAGCTTAGCTATGCTATCGGTGTAGCGCGACCAGTGAGCATTATGGTGGATACCTTTGGTACGGGCAAAGTTGATGATCAAACCTTACTCCAATTAATTACAGATCATTTTGAACTGCGCCCAGCTGGAATTATCCATAGCTTTAACTTACGCAATCTGCCAAGCGAACGAGGCGGACGTTTTTATCAGGACGTCGCGGCTTACGGTCACTTCGGTCGGACAGATTTAGACCTGCCTTGGGAACGTACTGATAAGGCAGAGTTGTTAAAACAAGCACTCAATAAACAAGCTTCAACTGCTGCGATCGCTTAA
- a CDS encoding phosphoribulokinase — translation MSSKPERVVLIGVAGDSGCGKSTFLRRLTDLFGEELMTVICLDDYHSLDRKQRKETGITALDPRANNFDLMYEQIKALKEGQSIMKPIYNHETGTIDPPELVEPNHILVIEGLHPLYDERVRSLIDFSVYFDISDEVKIAWKIQRDMAERGHRYEDVLAQINSRKPDFQKYIEPQREFADVVLQVLPTNLIKEDKERKVLRVRMLQREGKEGFEPVYLFDEGSTIHWTPCGRKLTCSYPGMQLYYGSDVYYGRYVSVLEVDGQFDNLEEVIYIETHLSNTSTKYQGEMTHLLLQHREYPGSNNGTGLFQVLTGLKMRATYERLTAKEAKMAIQV, via the coding sequence ATGAGTAGTAAACCAGAACGTGTGGTACTAATCGGGGTAGCCGGAGACTCTGGGTGTGGTAAATCTACGTTTTTGCGTCGTCTGACGGATTTATTCGGTGAGGAGTTGATGACAGTTATCTGTTTGGATGACTATCATTCTCTCGATCGTAAGCAACGTAAAGAAACAGGGATAACTGCACTTGACCCTAGAGCCAACAATTTTGACCTGATGTATGAGCAAATCAAAGCGCTCAAAGAAGGTCAATCAATCATGAAGCCAATTTATAACCACGAAACTGGCACTATCGATCCACCCGAACTGGTAGAACCAAATCATATTTTAGTGATTGAGGGGCTACATCCTTTATATGATGAACGTGTGCGATCGCTAATTGACTTCAGCGTCTATTTTGATATTAGTGATGAAGTCAAAATTGCTTGGAAGATTCAGCGAGATATGGCTGAACGCGGTCACCGCTACGAAGATGTTTTGGCTCAAATCAATTCTCGTAAACCTGATTTTCAGAAGTACATTGAACCACAAAGAGAATTTGCTGATGTAGTTCTTCAGGTCTTACCTACCAATCTCATCAAAGAGGACAAAGAGCGTAAAGTTCTGCGGGTACGGATGTTGCAACGCGAGGGCAAAGAAGGCTTTGAACCAGTTTATCTGTTCGATGAAGGTTCTACAATCCACTGGACTCCTTGTGGACGCAAGCTGACTTGTTCCTATCCTGGTATGCAACTGTACTATGGTTCAGATGTATACTATGGTCGCTACGTCTCTGTTCTAGAGGTAGATGGTCAATTTGATAACCTCGAAGAAGTTATCTACATCGAAACTCATCTCAGCAACACATCCACCAAGTATCAAGGCGAGATGACTCATCTATTACTCCAGCACAGAGAGTATCCAGGTTCCAACAATGGTACAGGTTTATTCCAAGTGCTAACAGGATTAAAAATGCGCGCTACTTACGAGCGTTTGACAGCAAAGGAAGCCAAAATGGCGATTCAAGTTTAA
- the petH gene encoding ferredoxin--NADP reductase codes for MYYRGAVEGAANTESGSRVFVYEVVGLRQSEETDQTNYQIRNSGSVFIRVPYSRMNQEMRRITRLGGRIVSIQPVSVLQQTNGKATSAKSAHEGNGNATPVNAEPLVQQQPQKNETKGKTMTQAKAKKDAHADVPVNIYRPNAPYIGKCISNEALVGENGIGIVQHIKFDLSGGNLRYIEGQSIGIIPPGLDKNGKPEKLRLYSIASTRHGDDVDDKTVSLCVRQLEYKHPETGETVYGVCSTYLCNLKPGDEVKITGPVGKEMLLPPDEDANVIMMATGTGIAPMRAYLWRMFKDAEKAANPEYQFKGFSWLIFGVPTTPNILYKEELEEMQAKYPDNFRLTYAISREQKNPQGGRMYIQDRVAEHADELWSLIKNEKTHTYICGLRGMEDGIDAALSAAAAKEGINWSDYQKELKKAGRWHVETY; via the coding sequence ATGTACTATAGAGGTGCTGTTGAAGGAGCTGCCAACACAGAATCAGGTAGCCGTGTTTTTGTTTACGAGGTGGTTGGTCTGCGTCAGAGTGAAGAAACTGATCAGACGAACTATCAAATTCGTAACAGTGGCAGTGTGTTCATCAGAGTGCCTTACAGCCGCATGAATCAGGAAATGCGACGTATTACTCGCCTGGGCGGCAGAATTGTTAGCATACAACCAGTCAGTGTTTTACAGCAAACTAATGGTAAAGCCACATCTGCTAAATCTGCTCACGAAGGGAATGGTAATGCCACACCTGTAAATGCTGAACCACTAGTCCAGCAACAGCCCCAGAAGAATGAGACGAAAGGCAAGACCATGACTCAAGCGAAAGCTAAAAAAGATGCCCACGCTGACGTTCCTGTCAACATTTACCGCCCTAATGCTCCTTACATTGGTAAATGCATTTCCAATGAAGCATTAGTAGGAGAAAACGGTATCGGTATTGTTCAGCATATCAAGTTCGACCTCTCTGGCGGAAATTTGCGTTACATAGAAGGTCAAAGTATCGGTATTATTCCGCCGGGACTGGACAAGAATGGCAAACCAGAAAAATTGAGACTATACTCCATTGCTTCGACTCGTCACGGCGATGATGTAGATGACAAGACTGTATCACTGTGCGTCCGTCAGTTAGAGTACAAGCATCCAGAAACTGGCGAAACAGTCTACGGTGTCTGCTCGACTTACCTGTGTAACCTCAAGCCTGGAGATGAAGTCAAAATCACAGGTCCAGTGGGTAAGGAAATGTTACTACCCCCAGACGAAGATGCCAACGTGATTATGATGGCAACAGGAACAGGTATTGCCCCCATGCGTGCCTATCTCTGGCGGATGTTCAAGGATGCTGAAAAAGCTGCTAACCCAGAATACCAGTTTAAAGGCTTCTCATGGCTGATTTTTGGTGTTCCCACAACTCCAAATATTCTTTACAAAGAAGAATTGGAAGAAATGCAAGCGAAGTATCCTGATAATTTCCGCTTGACTTATGCCATTAGCCGTGAGCAGAAAAATCCCCAAGGCGGCAGAATGTACATTCAAGACCGCGTTGCTGAACACGCAGATGAACTGTGGAGTTTGATTAAGAACGAGAAAACCCACACCTATATTTGCGGTTTACGTGGTATGGAAGATGGCATTGATGCAGCCCTTTCAGCAGCAGCAGCGAAAGAGGGTATCAACTGGAGCGACTATCAAAAAGAACTCAAGAAAGCTGGGCGCTGGCACGTTGAAACATATTAA
- a CDS encoding homoserine dehydrogenase has protein sequence MGVKLGILGLGTVGTGTVQLLQDNAGRHPLLRDVEIYRVGVRSLDKSRMVELPDAVLTTDLAAIVNEPQVDIVVEVIGGLEPARSLILKAIENGKHVVTANKAVISRFGHEIFTAANKAGVYVMLEAAVGGGIPVIQPLKQSLSVNRIHTVTGIVNGTTNYILTRMQAEGINFDDVLADAQKLGYAEADPTADVDGLDAADKIAILASLAFGGRIKLQDVYCEGIRQVSKTDIAYAEKLGFVIKLLAIAKTVNLPSITPLPHHYPISVRVHPTLVPKAHPLASINGVHNAILVEGEPIGQVMFFGPGAGAGATASAVSSDILNLVAALQANTATPNSLLSCGHQDYCQITPLEELVTRFYTRFLTKDQPGVIGKLGTCFGKYSVSLESVVQTGFQGELAEIVVVTHDVREGDFRQALAEIRTLEAIDSIPSLLRVL, from the coding sequence GTGGGCGTAAAGCTGGGAATACTGGGTTTGGGTACAGTAGGCACGGGTACAGTGCAACTTTTACAAGATAATGCAGGGCGTCACCCGTTGTTGCGAGATGTAGAAATATATCGCGTGGGGGTACGATCGCTTGACAAATCCCGGATGGTAGAATTGCCGGATGCAGTATTAACAACAGATTTAGCAGCAATAGTCAACGAGCCGCAGGTAGATATAGTCGTTGAGGTCATTGGTGGACTCGAACCAGCGCGATCGCTAATTCTCAAAGCCATTGAAAATGGCAAACATGTCGTTACAGCTAATAAAGCGGTAATTTCCCGTTTTGGGCATGAAATTTTTACTGCTGCCAATAAAGCTGGTGTATATGTCATGCTAGAGGCTGCTGTTGGTGGTGGTATCCCAGTGATTCAACCCCTCAAGCAATCTTTAAGTGTCAACCGCATTCATACCGTTACAGGCATTGTTAACGGTACAACTAACTATATCTTGACGCGGATGCAAGCTGAAGGCATTAACTTCGATGATGTCTTAGCTGACGCCCAAAAGCTGGGTTACGCAGAAGCCGATCCTACAGCTGATGTTGATGGCTTAGACGCCGCAGACAAAATAGCTATTCTGGCCTCATTAGCCTTTGGTGGACGCATTAAACTACAAGATGTCTATTGTGAGGGTATTCGACAAGTCAGCAAGACAGACATTGCCTATGCCGAGAAATTGGGGTTTGTCATTAAACTACTAGCAATAGCTAAAACAGTTAATCTTCCCTCCATTACTCCATTACCCCACCATTACCCCATCTCCGTCAGAGTTCACCCTACTCTGGTTCCGAAAGCACACCCGTTAGCCAGCATCAACGGTGTTCATAATGCCATTCTTGTAGAAGGAGAACCGATTGGACAGGTGATGTTTTTTGGCCCAGGTGCTGGTGCTGGGGCAACTGCTAGCGCTGTATCATCTGACATCTTAAATTTGGTAGCAGCACTGCAAGCCAATACAGCTACACCTAACTCCTTATTATCTTGTGGGCATCAAGACTACTGCCAAATTACGCCACTAGAAGAACTTGTTACCAGATTCTATACCCGTTTTCTGACCAAAGACCAACCAGGGGTAATTGGTAAACTGGGAACCTGCTTTGGTAAATACAGTGTAAGCTTAGAGTCAGTTGTACAAACAGGCTTTCAGGGGGAATTAGCAGAGATTGTTGTTGTTACCCATGATGTCCGAGAAGGAGATTTCCGCCAAGCTTTGGCAGAAATTCGTACCTTAGAAGCGATAGACAGCATTCCCAGCTTGTTACGAGTGTTATAA
- a CDS encoding S-layer homology domain-containing protein — protein sequence MTNTPPDPKSSQTNALGFDEFIGILVAFATIGAILFWSFSRQESGWNFNSLLSPFSTPTTSPTPLAKPTPPDLESRQIPSASAQENLSRVTPSASVNPTVLPQEQVPFPPSTTNRTLPLVIPEQKSTIPPPIAFTDVPGDFWARRFIDVLSSRNIIKGYQDYTFRPNQPVTRAEFAAIVEQAFGKELSKTKNTISFKDVAPRFWANSAIDQAISTGFLKGYPNKVFRPQQKIPRVQVLVALTSGMNLNVPASQTRILSFYTDAQEIPNYATDKIAAATANGLVVNYPNPQTLNPNKEATRAEVAAMVYQALVRTGRLDAIQSEYIVKAPN from the coding sequence ATGACAAATACGCCTCCCGATCCTAAGTCATCTCAAACAAATGCCCTTGGCTTTGATGAATTTATTGGCATTCTTGTTGCCTTTGCCACTATCGGGGCAATTTTGTTTTGGTCATTTTCCCGTCAGGAGTCTGGCTGGAATTTTAACAGCTTGTTGTCACCTTTTTCTACTCCAACTACTTCCCCCACACCTTTAGCTAAACCAACTCCTCCAGATTTAGAATCTCGTCAAATACCATCTGCATCTGCCCAAGAGAACTTGAGTAGAGTAACACCATCTGCCAGTGTTAACCCGACTGTTTTGCCACAAGAACAAGTACCTTTTCCACCCTCTACTACCAACAGAACCCTACCACTAGTTATTCCTGAGCAAAAATCAACAATTCCCCCACCGATTGCATTTACTGATGTACCTGGTGACTTTTGGGCGCGTCGTTTTATTGATGTGCTTTCCTCTCGGAATATAATTAAGGGCTATCAAGATTACACCTTTAGACCAAATCAGCCTGTCACCCGTGCTGAATTTGCTGCCATTGTGGAACAAGCGTTTGGAAAAGAACTTAGCAAGACCAAGAATACAATCTCTTTTAAGGATGTAGCACCTCGGTTTTGGGCAAACTCAGCCATTGACCAAGCCATTAGTACAGGGTTTTTAAAAGGCTACCCTAACAAAGTTTTTAGACCACAGCAAAAGATTCCGCGAGTTCAGGTATTAGTTGCTTTGACTAGTGGAATGAATTTAAATGTTCCTGCTTCTCAAACTCGAATTTTAAGCTTTTACACGGATGCTCAAGAAATCCCTAATTATGCTACTGACAAAATAGCAGCTGCCACAGCCAATGGCCTTGTGGTTAACTACCCAAATCCTCAAACCCTCAATCCTAATAAAGAAGCTACCCGTGCTGAGGTAGCGGCTATGGTTTATCAAGCTTTGGTGCGAACGGGAAGGTTAGACGCAATTCAATCTGAATATATTGTCAAAGCGCCTAATTAA
- a CDS encoding CAAD domain-containing protein yields the protein MGAEMQEPEVVETKSPEAIVPDMNNQTGTITKIQPTVQSQDQWLKYGEVASSFLATLPEYLGSFFNKYRQPLVTIGLIVGAIVAVKVVLAILDALNDIPLVAPTFELIGIGYSAWFIYRYLLKASTRQELTNEIATLKSQVVGKDA from the coding sequence ATGGGAGCGGAAATGCAAGAACCGGAAGTAGTAGAAACAAAGTCTCCAGAGGCAATAGTGCCAGATATGAACAACCAAACAGGAACCATTACTAAAATCCAACCCACTGTGCAATCTCAAGACCAATGGTTGAAGTATGGAGAGGTGGCTTCTAGCTTTTTAGCGACACTACCCGAATACCTGGGAAGCTTTTTTAATAAGTATAGACAGCCCCTGGTTACGATTGGTTTAATTGTGGGAGCCATTGTCGCTGTTAAAGTTGTCTTGGCGATCCTAGATGCTTTAAATGATATTCCTCTAGTGGCACCAACTTTTGAATTAATTGGTATTGGTTACTCTGCATGGTTTATTTACCGTTATTTACTCAAAGCCTCTACTAGGCAAGAGTTAACCAATGAAATTGCAACTCTCAAATCACAAGTGGTCGGTAAAGACGCCTAA